The Tripterygium wilfordii isolate XIE 37 chromosome 21, ASM1340144v1, whole genome shotgun sequence genome segment AATATTTTACTTGGTGAAGACTGCCATCCTAAACTGTCTGATTTTGGCCTGGCCAAATTGGGTCCTGTAGGGGATGAGACCCATGTATCCACTAGAGTGATGGGAACCTATGGATATTGTGCTCCTGAATATGCACGGACTGGTCAGCTTACACTAAGATCAGATGTTTATAGCTTTGGGGTTGTCCTACTTGAGATTATCACTGGCAGAAGAGCTATTGAGAATTCAAGAGGTGCTGGAGAGTACAATCTGGTTGCGTGGGTGAGAAATGTTAATATGCTATTCCTTGTTCTGTTTGTTTTGATATGTTATTCCTGGCTATGAGAACAGCCATTAGTATGTATCTTTTTAAGTGGCAGAATTGTGACAGCCTAGAATTAATTACTTGCCAAGTTGCCACTTCAAATTTAACTCGCGTCGAGAATATAGTAGGCTTTCACTGCATGGGTATTGTGATTACATGCGCTCTCAAAATTTAGTGTATAGGTTTGAAAATCGTGTATCTTTATGATCTGGATTCCTTTTTGTAGCACCATGCCAACAAGTCTGAGATATGATAACCTTTTTGAGTAGTTTGTTTAATGAGCTTTTAATGCTTTAGGAGTTTCTGCTGATTTTGCAATGTTCTTTTCTTGGTCTGTTCATTTGTGAATAGCAATTACTATTGGGGATTAAAATATTATAGTAGGAGTAAGTGGAATATTTCTGCTAAAACAGTGGCAAATTGCACAACTCTTAATGGTGTTCTTGCTATGTTGCAGGCACGACCTTTGTTTAAAGATCGGAGGAAATTCTCACTGATGGCTGACCCACTTCTCCATGGCCAATATCCTGTGAGGGGCCTGTACCAAGCTCTTGCCGTTGCCGCAATGTGTGTTCAAGAAGAGCCTACTATGAGACCTCTCATTGCTGATGTCGTAACTGCTCTTTCTTACCTTGCTTCCCAGAAGTATAATCCTGAAACCCAGCCAGTCCAGAACTCTCGCTCAGGCTCTTCCACTCCTAGATCTCGAAGAGAACAGGTGCGTGGGCGCTAAGCTAGCTGGAGTGCCATTTTTTTGGTGTCTAATGCAAATGGGATTTCTGTGATTGCTACGACTACGGAGGTGCCTGTTTATCAAATTTTCCATCCCTCCCGGTAGCATGAGACTTTTTTGCTTTCTAAgcgatctttttttttccctttcatttctttttggcatttatttttcatttcacttCCCCTTTCTCTACCCATTTTTTGCTTATGTAAATTAGAGCTTGGGGCTTTGGTATTAATAATAGTGCAGGGTGGTGTGCACACTTGTATGTAAAGCTGAAGTAtcaatttatagttttatacatTGGTTTACATGTGTTCGGGTGAGAAAGGTCATATTCACTGGTCTCTACTTGATGACTTACGTAGTGCAAACTGCAAAGCAATGCACTAACTGATGAACCCTTCGCCTCTTTTTACCTTACGGTCAAGTTCCTACCGGACAGAATCTTAATTTACCAAGTAATACAGCTAGATTAGAACAGAATTCATcggatatgagtctaaattcgAGTCATCAGGTTTGAGGTTTGTAATTGATACAAAGTTTTCTAGATCGGATAAGTCAAAACTCAGCACAACACAGCACAATACGTGATCACAATGATAATTTTCTGGATAGGATAAGTCAAAACTCAGCCTCTTTCTCGCCTCATATGCGGCCCTAGCCTAGTCCAACGATTGTATAGTTGAGGCGATTTTGATGACTAAAGTAAATTCCTGCTTCAATCAAGATGATTTGTACAGTtcctaaaaagaaaacaacaatttGTATTGTTGTAACAGGAAGAAATGCCTTTTAACTGTTGGTATCATCATGGCATCATTCCAAACTTTTCCAGCATAAGCTATAGTCCAAGTTCAAGGCATCAATTTAATGCCCAATACGTTGTTTTTATTAACTTGCAAAGCACCagttggcaaaaaaaaaaacactaaattggaaAATAAGGAACAAATCACAACCCAAAACCCCCCAAATAATTTCCCAAAACCTACCATTTTCTATAGGAATAGAACCCAGAACCTCAACATAATCTCgcattcaataaaaaaaaaatcctttataTTGTTCAGGCAACAAAGTATAGCCAAGTAAGTGGGGTGGTACTTGTGAAGTATCATATGCCGCCAACTGACAACTTTAACAGTGATTTTTGCAATCATCTGTCTTAGCATCAACTCTACAATCTAACATCATGTTATGGAAACAAGTTCCCAAGAGTCATGGCtatgtaataaataaaaaaatcttcGACATCTCCTCAAAGGGGAAAGAGATTCCGTTACGTAATACCAATGATAAAATAGTGATTAAGTGGGAAGTCTTTACTCTTTAGAACCTCTTGCACTAGGTGTTGGCATTTCCAGAGATACCACTACCTGCTTTGATTGAAAGAAGAGGCCCGCGCCAAGAGCTCCGACTaatcaaatttgaatcaaggaacAATACGATAACTGTGATATCATCATGAAAATGTCTCCTCACACCACGATCAATCCTTTTCAAGTCCGAGTATctcatctctcttttctttgcCGCCTCACAGAGTGCAGCTTTCACAAGTTTCCGTGCAATACCCTGCACAAAGAGGAATGTATGAGATTATATTCAGAGGCATATTTAAGAAATAACAAGATTGAAGTTTAAActgaaattacacagaaataTAGAGAACAAACATTTGGTGATCATAGTTATGTTTGACTAAAAATCAGTATTTTCCTAGTTGATCGCACAAATAAGCATTACATAAATTCTTCTAgcctttgaaattgaaaaaaaaaaattatttattaccgCTGACAACTTCAAAAGCCATCCTTTCCCGGGTTTGAAGTTTGTGAACATAAACATATAGATAATAACTATAGTCAACAAAAATACGAGCCAAACTCAAAACTGTAAACAGGCATCCTACATTACGTGGACTATTGTTGACAATGTCGACCGCTTCCTGATTGCTTAGGTGCTCCCATAAACCGTCCGATGCAAATATAAGAAACTGGTCTTCAGGGTAAACTTTTTGCACTAAAACCGTCGGCTCAGCTTTGAGAATTGGATCATGGAAGGGTTCAGGAAGTCTAAACTTCGATAATAGAGGCTCCCTGTTAAATTCTGCCTTCTTTAGATAGGCATCACCAATGGATCTTGAAACCTGCAAAAGTAATGAAAGCTATTTAAGAAAGAAAGTCCTTGTGCAAATCACACAACTTTACTTCAGAGGCCACACTAAGTTCACCTGTATCACACCCTTCACACGCCAAACTTTATGCTTCAACACCACAATCTGTGGATCATTGGGATGCAATAACCGCAACTCCTCACGCACAGATTCTCTACTAGCGTTGTGTTCAGTTGACAACTGAATAGCTTTGACCTCCTTAACAGATTTTTCCAGTCTTCCTAACACCGCTCGAGAATCTCCTGCATTCGCAATGTATAGTAGTCCACTACAAACTACACCTACCAAACAACATGATCCAACAGAAGCAATTTGTGGCTTACTTAGCCACTGCTTCTTCACTAGAGAAAGAAACTCCTCTTCTGTTGCCAAAAATGCTTTTTGAATAACATCGGCAGACATTCCATGATTCTCCAGTGTGAATTCTGCATCATGAATGACTGTCAAGTCAGTAACATATGCATTAGCATTCTAAAAAAGGAAGCAAATAGAATATATAAAATTGAGACAGAGAGAGTGGGCAGAGAGCATTGAGTTTAGCCCAAGCCAAATGTCCCAGAGAAAAATTACCTTATACTTCTTTATCtttcaaaacataaatatacacaaaacaaaaaatcataatCAACAGACTTTACTGTAGCAAATCTCAAGAAGATATTCATCAATTCTAAATTATTGCGAGCAAttctaaacctaaaccctaaagcaaTTATATGCTCAGAATTGAACATCTTGGAGGCAAATGAGAACAGGAAAGGGATGAGCTCATCAAACATAGATGTGCTAatccaaaaacattaaatatagtaAGAATAAAAACAATTCTAACTACTAAAAGAAGAAAGGCATACCCTTGATATTTTTGAATAGGCGATCATTTATAAATCGGGAAGTTTCTGGACCTCCATGGCCATCATATATTCCCACAAATGTTCCCTGAGGACCTGAATCCACCGAGCTCATCGGCCCTGACTCAAGTTGGCTATGGTCTTCCAATAAATTGTTAGCTTGAATGACAGCCATCGAGAATTCCCCATTAACATGGGTTCCTGAATCCTTATACAGTTATACCACAACAAGCCATCAACCCGGCCACAAGTATCCCCACCTCTAAAAGAATTTTCACCCTCAACAGAAGACTTCCAACAGGGCTTAACAAACTTCATCAATGTCGTTGATAGCATCACTCACATGTTCTCAACCAACTAATCTCGCAACCAAACTAGTCGAACCAGAGGTGATAACTATTTCAAAGCCTAAACTATGTTATAGCCTCTCTTCAATCCTCAAGCCCCCAATATAAACTTCAGAAATCAAGCATCCATTGATGAAAGCAGACACAATTAACCTGTAGACAAGGAGGTGTTAGACAAATTAGCTAACATGTAAGACTGATTGAAAATTTCAATAACATAATAATGCAAAAACCTGCAAGCTAATCCCTGGGCATTGTAGAAATGACATGAgtttgacccaaaaaaaatactcaatctAGAAATGCAAACTAGGAATATAACCAAACTAAGATGCACAAGCATTCATCTGCATAGATCAAAATGCACATATTTGCCAGCCAAAATATTTGTGTAAAACCAATTCCATTTACTGGCTTAGAAATTCTAATGAGAGCACGCAAGATGTGATTTTTGACACagaaaacaatgaaacaaaGCAGAAATTCGAAGAAGTACCTAGTGAATCAGTATGTTTGGAAGGTTTTGTCATATCAATCAAAACGGAGGCACCATTAAACTGCACTTTAACAAGAACAACAAAATCATTCATAAGAAATCCCACTTATATTAATGGGTATGCGATAAAATTGCTGAAGAGAATTTTTTTCAAAGCgaaaaaaattgaacaatcaaaacaaaagcACAAGAATCCTCGTTTGAATATCTGACCAAACCTTATCAATCCCAAACAAGAAAACCGGATGATCCATTCATTTATAGCCGAGGCACAAAGAAAAAGTCCGATATTTATCGGATTTAGCCGAGTTACAGAATCAATGAAGGGGGGTTTAGAAGTTTATACAGCAAAACAAAAGGGAAAGCAAAAAAATAAGATTGTAATAACAGGGTTGGAGAAAAGTTAGATCCAGAGAGAGATTGCAAAGCTGTGATTTGTGGGCATGAGATGTATTTTCTTCTATGGAGatgagaaaaagaataagagaaGATTATACAACAAATCGCTTGTGTTGGAATCCATGGGCTTTTCTTTTCTGGTTTCGGCTTTGTGGGTGTTTGGGAATTTCATTTGGTTTTATAATTTATTGCTTGCCTGTGGGGGGTTTTGACTTTGACCTGCAACAAACCATCATTTTAGGCAACTTCTGCTcatcttcttttctcttttataGTAAATTGTAAGTGCCCCTTTTGAGCTTTGACAAAAATCAATTAATTCCTTCCCTAATATGTTTTCCATAAAAACTtgcttgagatttttttttatttttcattgatatattATTCTATCCTAATTAATTACTCTATTATAaatgtttttatcatttattgGTTGAGTATGTTGTGTCAAtctaaaatgatatatgtccataattttcacatccataaacttacataatctatgtggcatgcttatGAGGCATGCCGcatagattaaaaaataaaataagctatgtttatataagtttatggatgaaattttatggatgtgtaatgCTTTCATGTGTCAATTGTGATCTATCATCGACTTATTTGACAACttataaactaatttattttttataatttataaatttacttATTTTTCCTAGTTATAATCTCTATCAAACGGAATCCATATACATTTTTATTTAAACATAACAGCTTGTGTCGAGTTggtattttcctatttttttgtttttatttataaaaatattaccTTAATGACAAGGATAATCACACCATATCTACACGTCTTAATGTAATAATGATTCAATTGAAgtatcaaataataaaattgttttaaaattgTGTGTAATAGACATAATAAGCGTCTTTTGGTTCAAAAGTATTACAATGAGGAGATGAATTCATTAGATACATTCATATATTTGATGGGGCAAAATACATATGGTATACGTATATAAAAGTATTGTGTGTTTATTTCAGTAAATTATATTGTCTCTCCACTTGAACTCATGATTTCTTGAAGGTGAGAAAATGAGTACTTAAGTACCATTTAGTCCAATGGACAATGAGAGATCATGAGTTTAAGTGGTTGAAACATATGCACGAAATATGTTAACCATCGTCTTTCGTCCcaacaatattaaaaaataaataaagaataatatCCATATTTCACCCCAACAATACTCATctatatttttatttgaaattataaaaataaagaaataataatagaagagaaaaataaaatattttaatattagaaATAAGAGTAAAAGAAGAGGAAACTAAAAGATTTTGATACTATAGAGATTAAAAATAGAGACTCTATGCGACTATTTTTAAATAGAGATGTAATGATATTAGAGTAAATAAAGTAGAGAATGGGATAAGAGAAATCGATGCAAATGCAACTTATAATAATTATTGTTTTATTCCAATTTGTACATGCAATTTTTCATCAACTGATTAATTTAGGGGACAGTGTGAAACataaaattaagaaatattgggtatgaaaagaaaatgtgaatatgaaaatgctcaaataaaaaaaaaaaaaaccacgtaAGCGTGCCAGATGATGCACATTCTCATGCCATGTCATCGATCCGCTCTATACTAAATATCATCGTCTTAGCCGTTGATAAAGGGATCAACGTTCCAGATCCTCTTGGAAATATTTCACGCGGATCGACCTCAAGAAGAAACACATTTAGTTCCCAATATAAATACCCCTTTGGCGCCTCCGCAATCCTGCATCTCATTCAATCGacctctattggcttctttctttAAAGCACAGTTTGCGATTCAGGTATCTCTCTTACCTTCACGTAGTGGTTTTCCGATAATTCTTGATTCAGTGACCGTGTTTATTGTTCTGTCTCTCTGATCACGCCTTACTTTTGATTAAATGGAAACGATTCGAACAAAGTTTCACGCGATTCTGCTTGTTAGGGTTTTGGATCTGTAATTGGGTTCATCAAAGAAGCCGCCGTTTGTTTGTCTAAAACTAGCTCGATAGCAGGTCGTTTTTTATTTTGCATTTCTTTAAAACACTGATGTCTCTGTTGATTGTGCAATCATTGATATCGATATGTCTGTATCTGAAATTAGGGTTCGATAGAAATGTGGTTTGTTCTTTAGCCTTGCCTTCTGAGTTTCTAGTTTCAGTTTGAGTTGATACTTGGCATTTGATTTGGTGATTTGTTATTAATCTTCTCTATCTTTGTTGATTTTGTTCCGGAGATGTTCTATCTAGGGTTATCATAGTTCTAATCAGCTTTAATTCTGTACTTGTTTTTGCCTCAGTTCTTGGGTTGAAGCAAGATGTCTGGACGTGGAAAGGGAGGCAAGGGACTTGGAAAGGGAGGCGCTAAGCGTCACCGCAAGGTTCTCCGTGATAACATCCAGGGCATCACCAAGCCAGCCATTCGCAGATTGGCTCGTAGAGGTGGTGTAAAACGTATCAGTGGCTTGATCTATGAAGAAACCCGTGGTGTGCTCAAGATTTTCCTTGAGAATGTTATCAGAGATGCTGTGACCTACACTGAGCATGCTCGTCGCAAGACTGTGACCGCAATGGATGTGGTATATGCACTCAAGAGGCAGGGCAGAACCCTCTATGGGTTTGGGGGTTAAGAGTGTTTCTGAGCTTTTGTTGGACCAAATAACTTATCAGGTTGCTGTGTAGATGGGATTTATAGAGGTAGTAAAGGAGGAAGTTTGTAGATGAATTGTCTGTCTATTTGTCTTAATTCAGTTTCTTAGTTTCATGTTCTTTAGTTTGGTTGGTGGTGGGAAGGTTGTGCTATACCTTTCACTTTGGTGGATTGAAATGTTAATTTGGTGGTGTTTGATTAACTGGTTCTCTGTTGGGTACCTTTATGCTGTGATGGGTTTGTTATCTATGCATCTCTGATGCTTCTGGTAAAGAGATGTGGCTTCAGAACTTAGCAAATAGGACAGAAGCAGTTCATGATCTCGCCAAATGGGATGCGGAGACTCAATGGATCGGTTGAATTCCCAGTTCGTCTATAGAGGTGAAAGATATAAAAAGTCCTATGTGGGATTTAGTCCTGTTCAATAAAATTCTTGCtttaaaataagaaagaaaagcaaCAAATATCTAAAAGGGGCACTGTTACTGAGACAAATCTAATCCTTTCATGCTTTTATGGTATGATGTGGTGGGGTGTTTTGGTGGGCCTTTTTAAAATTCCAATAGGGCATCTTTTGTGTCTATACTCTATACGGTTATGAGCTTATGATTTAGGGAATTGCAAAAGCGACAGCTATCCTGGGCTTGTAAAGTCGATGTCAAATATGGCCCGATACATTTACTCTTCCCCTCCTTTTTCTACAATAATTTAGACTATCCTTATTTTCTTCCCCCACTCCACTAGGACCCCCCACTCAAGATATTTTCCACTGAATATGACAATATGTactagtgttttttttcttcatagtgTCACTTCTGAGAGGGACACTTAACATGCCTCTGAAGTATTTTTGTATTCATATCTAAATGACAATTAACttttcatgtaaaaaaaaaagaaaattaacttGAATGGGAAGTGGCTACAATTCTTTTAGTTAGAATTGACTACAATTCTTTctcaaaaccatgttaaattataatattttttttccacaaatcTCATATTAGGAGTTAGGATTAACTAATATTTAAGATTTAGGTTTCTGTTTTGCTGCTTGACTCTCTTAGTTTAGGCGtatgtcaaatataaaaaaaaaaaaatttatgtgataTCATTCTCTGTTATAAAAAAAGTTTaagatttttttcttcaaaatttattatattataatattataaacatTAAGATACTCTATAACACAACCCATCTATTTCTATAGTCAATTAAGAGATGTGGGTGATACTACAAGGTTCATGATTTTAGAGTAGAATTGTAGCAAATtacagagattaaaaaaaacttattaatttaataaaccACCTTATCGTGAAAACAACGGGATAGGAGGGGTTGAAATGATTCCAGTCAATTTCACCCATCACAATCTTTGATAACACTTAATTGATAATGTAGTTAAATATAATCAGTGATGATGCAATAGCTGTGATGAATGGAATTATTCCAGCCACACCCATGCCGAAAACAACTCCACGATATTCAccaagataattttttttccccgtaTTAGTCAAATTTAAATATGTTGATGCTGCAAGTGGCATTAGCTGGCGATGACGACAGTTATTGAACAGATGCAAACCCTAAGCAGATTAAATGGACGAAACACACCTTTAATTGGATTCCCTCcccctctatatatatgtataacttCCTTTATTTCTCCGCCATGTTTTCTTGAAGTTGCAGTCTCTTCCTCTCTGTAATTATCTTCTCTCGTCAGGtatattttgttttctcttcCATCTTTGTGTTCATCGATAGTTGTTTTGGATTTTCTTCAGTCTGCTTTTAAAAAGGTTGGTTCGGGCTCAACAGGCCTGTTAATTTTGATTTCGATTGCTGTTTTTTGGGGAGATCTGTTCTCATCTCTTTGTTGTACTAGccaaaaaaatgatatttgcaaaTTAGATTTGTGGATTTATTGATGCCGAGTGATATCGGTCTCTGGATTCagattgattatttttttgtttgaatcgTTTTCTGTTCTCCTTCCGATTTCCAGTTTTGCTCTTGTTTTATTGAGTATTTATTATTCTGTAATTACCTTCGTAATTGAATATTCAAGCATTCAATTACTTATTGTGGTTCGGTGATTGCTCTCATGCTTGGGATCGCCATTTGATTTATGGATTCAGTTGTTACATAGACACTTATATGGCCGATTAATTTTCCTCTGTGAATGCTTTTTTTTGGGGGTGGGTGGGTTGGTTTTGTTTGACTTCAACTCTTAGTCctctttagaaaaaaaaaaaaaaactcttagtCCTCTTTATTTGTTATCTGCTGGGGTTAACTCCCTCTTGTtctatatctattttttttgttgattactTTGGGAGGGTTGAAGAGTGGCTGATGCTTAGTTTTTGGCAGGATCTAGTTGAAACGTGTGGGATTTGAAAGTGACTTCATTAGCAGTCTCCAGGGTTTGATGTTTGAAAATATCTGGTAAGGCAGCATTTTGCAAGAAGAACATATCTCGTGCAAAATTTTGGACTCATGCCTGTATCAGGAAATGAAGAGGTGTTTATTCCCTTTTTGAGTTACTCCAAGTTATAATTAGAGAAGTTTAGGATTTTCTGATTTTTGTATATTGATTAATTGATCTTCTATTGTCAGACTGGGGTCAAATCTGTCTCCTGGAAGTGTAGTGATTATGTTGCAGATATTCCTATCAAGAAAAGAAGGTTTCCTCTAATTCAGCCTCCTTCTCCTCCACCAGGAGAATCATCCTCATCTCAGCTGGAAACTGATTCTAATCAAAATGGACAACCGAGGATATGTAAGGGGACTTCTGTTTCAGATGTTAGTGTTCCTGCAAGTTTATCTGGCATATCTGATTGGAAAGAGGGAAAGTCTGATATGGAAGTGGCACAAATCAATGTTAGCCTTGCAGCAGCTTCATGTGAGATGTCCGGTGGGAACAAGAATTCAGTGATCGaggaggaaaaacaaaacattgaTGATGAAAAAGGTGAAGGGGATGTTGGTAACGAATCTAAAGCCGAATTTAAAGAACTGAAACGTAGTATTTGCTCTATTTCTTCGGTTGATATGGATATCAAGGAGAGGGTATTGCCTGCTGACAAAGCTTATAATATCATGAGTATTGCAGAGAAAACTGAGCTGCAATTAGAACCTAATGATACTCTTGCTCCAAGTGTTGGGAAAGAGACATACGACCAGGATAAgggggaagggaagagtaaATCAGAAAGATCTCTGACATTTGGGAATGCGAAATTGTCATTAGGTTTAAATAATGATAATCCTTCAACTGTGGTGAGTCAGAGTGAAGAAGGGAGTCAGACTTCTCCAAAGGGCTTGGAACCTATTTCATTGAATCTGTTTTTAAGCAACGGGGAAAGCAGTAAAGGTGATGCCATTCAGTCAAACAGGAAAGGCCCTAATTTGCATGCTAATAGATCAGATTGGGATTTGAACACTGCTATTGATTCATGGGGAAATTCTGTCAGTGGTGCAGCTGAAGGTCAGCCCCCTGCTGATAGATTGAGTACAGGTGATGGGGATCTGATTAAAAAGCCTTTTATATGCTCACCCATGGTTGTTCCTGGTGAGACAGCTGAAAAGCAAATCCTCGAAGAGAGTGAGGACAGATCTAGCTTTGCTAAATCTTCATCATTGTGTGCCCAGAAATATATTCCTGAAGATCCTCTTCACTTGCGTCTAAGTCCATCTTGTATACCTTTTAATGCGGGTAAAGAACCTTCGTGTTCATCGGTAGAAGTTGATTCTGCTAGGGTTCTTCCTAGCATTAGCATGCTCAGAGGTTTGTCGGCCAG includes the following:
- the LOC119988189 gene encoding histone H4 codes for the protein MSGRGKGGKGLGKGGAKRHRKVLRDNIQGITKPAIRRLARRGGVKRISGLIYEETRGVLKIFLENVIRDAVTYTEHARRKTVTAMDVVYALKRQGRTLYGFGG